Genomic DNA from Acidisoma sp. PAMC 29798:
ACCAGGAGGGCCTGCTCGCTCGACGCCAACAAGCTTAATTCTTCGAGGAAGCTCCCCAGACCGCCGTCATCGACGAACTGCGTTGCTTGGGTGAGAGGCACCCAGAGCCGTTTACGCTCAGTGTCCTCCTTCCAAGAGCCATGGTGCTGCGAGACATCCAAGCGGAACACCGTGACGTCACATGGCACCACCTGCCCTGACGGCAGTCGCTTAGTCGATCGATAGCGTCCGAGCGGCACGTCTGCGATCGTGCCGGACACGCCCGCTTCCTCCAAAGCCTCAAGTGCCGCAACCGAGGAGGGCGTCATCTTTTTTTCAGGATGACCTTTGGGGATGATCCATCGACCAG
This window encodes:
- a CDS encoding NUDIX hydrolase; protein product: MSQILQQYAALPVTGREGRFQVLLITSRGTGRWIIPKGHPEKKMTPSSVAALEALEEAGVSGTIADVPLGRYRSTKRLPSGQVVPCDVTVFRLDVSQHHGSWKEDTERKRLWVPLTQATQFVDDGGLGSFLEELSLLASSEQALLVPLS